GGAGGTTGGaaatgcgtgattgatgcggaCGGGAAGTTCATATCtattgtactcttgtgtggggatacgagcgtggaggttcgtatgttccgtgctcacacttgaggctactatgagcggggaggttcatagtaggtgttcacgcatgttggactacgagtggACAGGTtcatagagttggactacgggcgaggaggttcgtagagttggaccacgagcgggtagattcgtggaagcatgataatccctaaggatcaaggttgtgaatggatctttctcatataggttataaGATTGGGGTGGAACGTTATAAAGaagtcaataaattaaaattgtctaagatagattgggtgagggttaattcttattattttattgattgtattatttttctttctcagctcaccctttctgtttgtgtttggcgatgatcatgtgatTTGTCACGTGGAAGCATATGTGAATCCAAGTGAGCGTGCTGATGCGTAAGGACTCAGCGGGGCACACTAGGGGAtgatttactttatattttaatttctacatTGTAATAAACTTTATGAAGCTTTTCTCTACTATGAGCTTGTAATAATGATGTCACAGCGTAATATAACTGCGGcgataaagttttaaattttcccgtgtttgggaattttatttactatcttaaatttcaataaaattttattttatcaagtAATATCCATCTAGAGTGTTACAATTGTGGTATGCATTTTGAATCTGTATTGGTAAGTGTTCAGGaacaattattatttcttaGAATTTTCCTTCAATTGGTATCACAGTCAACACATACTCTATTATGTATTCAtgtgtgattttgaaaattttaaattttggattttttatgcttgtcaatattatttgaatatgcATAATTTGTCGCTTAAAATTGATGGTTTCCAAATTCATATTGGAATTCTTTttgaagtttttattattaatttttctttggaTTTGGTACATAAAACTTCAAATTATAAtagtttaacattttaaatgagCTAATTGAATCAAGAAGTTGTCAAAGTGGTCTCTTTTGAGTAGATTGAttgtgaaaaatgttaaatatttgtgtttatttttatccATACGAGTATTGATCAGTCCAAAATAAGATTAATTCTTTGTCGGATTACATACACAGATATGACGATAAACGTGTGATAATCATGAAGTTTTTTGTGTGTCAATAAtctaaaaatgaatttgttgTTGGACATGTTGTTTTATTATCGATGCTTGATAATCACAGGATACTATAAAGTTAGTATTCATGCTTTTATAAGCCTTTGTTTCTCCTTTTATTGCATTGGCATAGATATTATTCTTATCATTCACACAAATTTACTACATGCATATGATTTTTTAGTGCCTCTCATTTTAGTACATCTTCGCGACTGCAGAGTTGCATGCATGTAGGGCTGAGCAAGTAATGTGGATCCATCCGAACCCGTCTGAATCGTAAAAACAATATGTTATTCGGGCGGTTTTATACGAGTCGGGTCTAAATGGATCACGAAATTCGGGTAAAAATGGGTTTGGGTGGTCGAATAtggatattaaaatttaaatctgcGGATATCCAACCTGACCCGAATCACTTTTGTTTAACCTAATTAGTTCCCGCAGCCCATTTGTTGTCTTCCCCAACTTTCTTCCCTGTTAACCTAATCTATTGGGGCTGCCACAAGTCATTTCTTTTTTCCCCAACTTTCTCCCATGTTTCTCTCAAGCCAGTTGGTGGCCCTTAAGCCTTGCTTCGGATGCCATGGTGTTGCGACTTTATTGCTTTCGATGTCGGTTGCTGGTGCTTTTTGTCGAGTCATGTCCATTTGGTTCGTTTATGTGATTGTATGCCTTGGGTTTTTCGTTCattattttgagtttttcatTCATCTTGGCTGGACTTTACAACTTCTATCTCATCTTCTTTCAACtccatttttttatctctaagaTTCGGATAACCTGAATCCATCCAAATCAAACCGTAACTTCGATAACCTGAATCTGCCTAATCCGAGAAGTTAAACGGTCGGTTGTGGATTCAAAAATATCAGATTCAGATTGTACTGAATTGGACTTATTGAACCCGAATCCGACCCAACCCGACCAGTGCTCAGGCCTACATGCATGGGTTAGACCTATGGTAGGAGAAGAAAATCAATGGCGAGGAAAGACTTATGGGTTGGAACTTCTAATAAAGAACATTAAATGTTCTCATCAACAACATCTGGTTATAATTAAGGATGTCAACATGCGGGTAGGatacgggtagtagctctcccgtaccctacccgctggataaatatccgCCCCATACCCCTACCTATATCTAtgcgggtatccgttatgcggatacccgtatattttttttaatatctacggATATTCATGGGTACCCGTGGgtatctaaaaaaaatttaatatttaataaaaaaatttaaccataaatccaaataaaaatacaatgcataaccttcataaatttcaaacaaagtcaaAATAACTCGTTTAAATAGTGttaaatgacaatttacaaataaatgaaatttttttaaaaccaattgataaaaaataacccatttaaaatcaatgtattaatgttttaataattttttttaatttaaattagagtatagcagGTATAGGTACCCATAGGTACAAATATTATGATACCCATATATGCACCATTAATATGCggatatccatttttaaaattcatttcttactCGTTGCAGGtaaggatgtcaacggggcgggtagggtacgggtagtagctcccccgtaccctactcgctggataaatattcgctccgtacccgtatccatatccgttatgcgggtacccgtctatttttttcatatccgcgggtatccacggatatccgcgggtatttacaaaaatattttaaaaaataaatatttaaccataattagtgtttATATCAACAAGtcccctttctccgattgattcttgaaaaacaaacaaataaaaaatcactatcaatttatattgtagtttatttttgaataaaatattaaagaaattactaacttcatccatgtccacctcttgcaacattgtataaagtttcatgttgtccaattttaatctagaagagccttaaaacataagaagttcagtaaaaatttctaacaatcacttaattaaaatatctaagtaaaagtgttaatttcattaccttccatgttggtccataaccagtcttagagacacatcaatgcctccacagtatatggaagtaatttactcatttgtggggtaagaataTGACCAtcattattgaatgaagactcataatgttgtttactaatatatatatatatatatatatatatatatatatatatatatatatatatatatatatataaggtaaagtttagcgggtacggatactatgatacccgtactcgCCCCGGTAACATAcgagtatcaaaaatacccatatcCGCGGGTAgcaggtatccatttttaatatccatttcctacccgttgcgggttttatccgcggatacccgcgggtacggatacttTTGACATCTCCAGTTGCAGGTTTTGGTCCGCGAATATCcacaaatacaaattttttttacatccctaattataatatttaataataactcATATTTTCTTGGTTTTAAAAATTCCAACATccatacataataatatatatctttttattcatttagaatgcaatataattaaatattatatatatatatatataaccattatttagttaaaaaagtaaataactaGTTATATagcatatttataatatttaattatgtttcattGTAATAGATATCAACAactaaaaataagttataataaacgatcaattcaaataataaactttttactttttatatcaacaaataataataaaattcttctTATTCATTGGACATCtctatataaatttttactttttcatcactcccatatttataaaaacaaattaataaaagactTGTTAAAaggatataaataaaatatgaaaattagaACTGTAATTTAGGAAAAGTGTGTCTTTAACGTCCAAAGTTGAAAAACGAAAACCGAAAGATATACAACCCTATAAAAAAGAGAAACTGTATAAAGACGGTTCCTCTTCTCCTTTTTATCACCACCCATATATACCACTCCAAAATCAAAATCCTCTCTCCCTCTGCGAGTCTCTGCATTTTAGTAATGATGAATAGAAACGTAGTGGACTACAACATCCGCAACAACACCTACAACCTATACGACGTcactttcgaaaatcacaacaTCCACACCCTCGTCACCCACCACCCCTTCCAAGTCGAGAGGTGGCTCTCCAACAACACCGGCCGTCGCCAGGACCTCATGGTGGGCCTGGACATTGAGTGGCGGCCTAACACTCAGCCCAACACGCAAAACCCCGTAGCCACCCTCCAACTCTGCGTGGGTCACGCTTGCCTCGTCTTCCAGATTATCCATTCTCCTTACATTCCCCACTCTCTCGTTTCCTTCTTCCTAGACCCTAACGTTACTTTCTTCGGCGTTGGGATACGCGCTGACGCCAAGAAGCTTCTTCAAGACTACGGCCTCTACGTGGGGAACGTGTGTGAACTTCGTTCTCTGGCTGCGGATTTGCTTTGGCGTTACCCTCATCTGAAGCGGGCTGGGCTGAAGACTCTGTGCCGCCATGTTCTCGAAGTGGAGGTTGAGAAGCCGCTGAGTGTGACCAGGAGTTTCTGGGATACTCCCCAGCTCACCACCGAACAGGTTCAGTATGCTGTCATTGATGCCTTCCTCTCCTATGAGATTGGACGCGTGTTGAATGAACGCTCGTATCCGTAGTAGCTTCTGTCATTTCTACCGTTGCTAGATGAGTAGCTTCTGCAGTTGCTGTCATTTCTCACTGTTAACTTTGCTCTAGGTAATTAGCCTCTGCAGTTTCTTCATTTCTCGCTGTTACCTTTGCTAGTTTCTGCTGTATCTGTCATTTCTCACTGTTACTTTTGCGTGTTATGTTAGGtttgtttttatgtttcttAATTGAGGACCTTCAATTACCTATGTCTGTAATTCTCTAATTCTCTGCTGTTTGCTATGATTCCACTGTTGTTTGCGATGATTCCACGGATTTTATCACGCTTTTATCAGTTTACTGTtgcttatttattatgattaatgtTTGACACTGGGTTTAATTGTGTTCATGGAAAACTGTGCAGATATTAGTTTTCCTTTTATGGTTTATTCGTTTTTTAACCACAAAACTATGGATTAATAgaattttagtttttgtaaCAGTCTAATCGAATCCAAAATCATTACAATGAATTTAATCACAATGCAATTTCTCTGATAGGTGTTATGGAGTTCAAAGTAAAGTTGTTTGgtatatcaaattaatatttgatttgaaagggattatatttgttttaatattgtttgcatcttaaattttgtcaataaatttttttagagaatttaaaatattttataataaatatgttgtttagatgaaaaatttaacaaattaaaattttaaaatttaatcaaaatgattgttatgattaaaatttatttaaatcaataagttttaaattctatctaaaaattttattaacaacGATCGTTTATAGTTGTTATAGAATTCAAAGTAAAGATGTTTGGTATTCgagatttaatatttttacattgcattgttttgatatttcatattttatatttgttttaaaatattttataataaaatatgttatttatatataaaaatttcaaagttttaaattttaaaatttcatcaaaGTAGttagatttaataaaattaaaaaacctatattttatctaaaatttttaCTAACAAAACAAATCATAATTAGAGGTAGAAAAGGGATAAGCCTAGGTCAACATGCAAGTCAAGGTGGCATTGACTACATTTGTCCAAAGTTCTCTTCCATGTAAAAGattacaacaaaattatttcaaaCGCAGTTTAAATATTGAGTGACGGCATTTGTGTGCTACAAATTCTTCTAGATATATTAGAGACCTAGCTTTTATATTAGAGACCCCTTTATCAAATATAATGCTATTAAGAAGTTTAGTTTCTTATTCTGTTTTTCTAATAGATTTTAATGTAAAGAGtgtgttataaaatattcttaacaCTCTTCGATCAATATTTCAGAAGTCTATTAAGTGTTTGGTGTAAGTTACGAGTTAGCAATTTTAGTCAAGTGTAAAATGACTACTAAAGAATTATTCATTACTTgtgaatttttatgaaaatatg
This region of Vigna unguiculata cultivar IT97K-499-35 chromosome 5, ASM411807v1, whole genome shotgun sequence genomic DNA includes:
- the LOC114184348 gene encoding Werner Syndrome-like exonuclease; the protein is MNRNVVDYNIRNNTYNLYDVTFENHNIHTLVTHHPFQVERWLSNNTGRRQDLMVGLDIEWRPNTQPNTQNPVATLQLCVGHACLVFQIIHSPYIPHSLVSFFLDPNVTFFGVGIRADAKKLLQDYGLYVGNVCELRSLAADLLWRYPHLKRAGLKTLCRHVLEVEVEKPLSVTRSFWDTPQLTTEQVQYAVIDAFLSYEIGRVLNERSYP